In Gossypium raimondii isolate GPD5lz chromosome 12, ASM2569854v1, whole genome shotgun sequence, a single window of DNA contains:
- the LOC128035378 gene encoding uncharacterized protein LOC128035378 — protein sequence MTTSRRLAERKVEKFQKNITKRGVVSETSTKKGKDYPVGPVLLGFFVFVVIGSSLFQIIRTAASGGFA from the exons atg ACAACATCAAGGCGCCTTGCAGAAAGGAAGGTGGAGAAGTTCCAGAAGAACATAACAAAGAGAGGAGTTGTGTCTGAAACAAGCACAAAGAAAGGGAAGGACTATCCTGTGGGCCCTGTGCTGCTCGGGTTCTTCGTATTCGTTGTCATTGGATCAT CTCTCTTCCAGATTATCCGGACAGCTGCCAGTGGAGGTTTTGCATAA